The following coding sequences are from one Brienomyrus brachyistius isolate T26 chromosome 2, BBRACH_0.4, whole genome shotgun sequence window:
- the card9 gene encoding caspase recruitment domain-containing protein 9 isoform X1 — protein sequence MSITEDEECWVQLEDYRLLLIKTIEPSRITPYLRQCKVLSSEDEEQIFNDPSLVIRRRKVGMLLDILQRTGHKGYVAFLESLELDYPQLYRKITGKEPARVFSILVDTAGESGLTQFLMSEMTRLQKALQEERLHRQEVSARMAAQQDTIRQQQVRESELRKQQERVCRMREERDKLVAEARHLKDENYNLLRDVTRLTEEKSKALMDARDLQMEIERLKHSLMNAESDSKIQRKRTVTLKNAMEMRPSQDAVWHVEKENDLLKCRVEELENCIQTASGSAQAEEAKLKNQCMEFCKQRQAQHQELVNSLYALRRELRSTEELRDKYMNEKEVWELQCTLLEKDCKMYRNRMEDIVKQMEEVIAERDKAIRTREEYHMENCQNIQAKDQYRKQIQELGERCDELQVQLFRTQGKVISLEGKLRQTSSPASPQLASDIEDGPLQSWLEKSQTSEEEIREMSGPGSSEEPRSLLQDNPHSQDVRRASYPLEDMMKSKEKPNRRPRIYNFNYRRQLAVKSKTTCKKEFDLDNTSGSDNTDTEGTSPCEGGR from the exons ATGTCCATCACGGAGGACGAGGAGTGCTGGGTGCAGCTGGAGGACTACAGGCTGCTGCTCATTAAGACCATCGAGCCATCTCGCATCACACCCTACCTGCGTCAGTGCAAGGTTCTCAGCagcgaggacgaggagcagatcTTCAACGACCCCAGTCTGGTCATCAGGCGCAGGAAAGTGG GCATGCTGCTGGACATCCTGCAGAGGACCGGACATAAAGGTTATGTGGCATTCCTGGAAAGCCTGGAGCTGGATTATCCTCAGCTGTACCGCAAGATCACAGGGAAGGAGCCGGCTCGCGTTTTTTCCATATTAGTGG ACACGGCAGGGGAGTCGGGGCTGACCCAGTTCCTGATGAGCGAAATGACTCGCCTACAGAAGGCCCTGCAGGAGGAGCGTCTGCACAGACAGGAGGTGTCTGCACGCATGGCTGCGCAGCAGGACACGATCCGGCAGCAGCAGGTGCGGGAGAGCGAGCTGCGGAAACAGCAGGAGCGCGTGTGCCGCATGAGGGAAGAGAGGGACAAGCTGGTGGCGGAGGCCAGACACCTGAAGGACGAGAATTACAACCTGCTCCGTGATGTCACCAGGCTGACGGAGGAGAAGAGCAAAGCACTCATGGACGCCCGCGATTTGCAGATGGAG ATCGAGAGGCTGAAACATAGTCTGATGAACGCAGAGAGCGACTCGAAGATTCAGCGCAAGCGGACTGTGACCCTGAAGAACGCTATGGAGATGCGGCCCAGCCAGGATGCAGTGTGGCACGTGGAGAAGGAGAATGACCTTCTCAAATGCCGAGTTGAGGAGCTAGAGAATTGCATCCAG ACAGCATCAGGTTCAGCACAAGCAGAAGAGGCCAAGCTGAAAAATCAGTGTATGGAGTTCTGTAAGCAGAGGCAAGCACAGCACCAGGAGCTGGTCAACAGTCTCTATGCCTTGCGGAGGGAACTGCGCAGCACAGAGGAGCTCCGGGACAAG TACATGAATGAGAAGGAGGTATGGGAGTTGCAGTGTACCCTACTAGAGAAAGACTGCAAGATGTATCGCAACCGGATGGAAGACATTGTGAAACAGATGGAGGAGGTGATAGCAGAGAGGGACAAG GCGATTCGTACCAGAGAGGAGTACCACATGGAGAACTGCCAGAACATCCAAGCTAAGGACCAGTATCGGAAGCAGATCCAGGAGCTGGGCGAGCGATGTGATGAACTACAAGTCCAGCTGTTCCGAACGCAAGGCAAGGTCATCTCACTGGAGGGGAAGCTACGCCAGACAAGTTCTCCTGCATCTCCACAACTG GCTTCAGACATTGAAGATGGACCCTTACAAAGCTGGCTAGAG AAGAGCCAGACGAGCGAGGAGGAGATCAGGGAGATGTCTGGCCCAG GTTCGAGTGAGGAACCTCGGAGTCTGCTGCAGGACAACCCCCATTCCCAAGATGTAAGACGTGCTTCCTATCCCCTTGAG GATATGATGAAATCCAAGGAGAAGCCCAACAGGAGACCTAGAATATATAATTTCAACTACAGGAG ACAGCTTGCAGTGAAGTCAAAGACCACTTGCAAGAAAGAGTTCGACCTGGACAACACGTCAGGGAGTGACAATACCGACACGGAGGGCACGTCCCCCTGTGAGGGAGGGAGATAG
- the card9 gene encoding caspase recruitment domain-containing protein 9 isoform X3 yields the protein MSITEDEECWVQLEDYRLLLIKTIEPSRITPYLRQCKVLSSEDEEQIFNDPSLVIRRRKVGMLLDILQRTGHKGYVAFLESLELDYPQLYRKITGKEPARVFSILVDTAGESGLTQFLMSEMTRLQKALQEERLHRQEVSARMAAQQDTIRQQQVRESELRKQQERVCRMREERDKLVAEARHLKDENYNLLRDVTRLTEEKSKALMDARDLQMEIERLKHSLMNAESDSKIQRKRTVTLKNAMEMRPSQDAVWHVEKENDLLKCRVEELENCIQTASGSAQAEEAKLKNQCMEFCKQRQAQHQELVNSLYALRRELRSTEELRDKYMNEKEVWELQCTLLEKDCKMYRNRMEDIVKQMEEVIAERDKAIRTREEYHMENCQNIQAKDQYRKQIQELGERCDELQVQLFRTQGKVISLEGKLRQTSSPASPQLASDIEDGPLQSWLEKSQTSEEEIREMSGPGSSEEPRSLLQDNPHSQDDMMKSKEKPNRRPRIYNFNYRRQLAVKSKTTCKKEFDLDNTSGSDNTDTEGTSPCEGGR from the exons ATGTCCATCACGGAGGACGAGGAGTGCTGGGTGCAGCTGGAGGACTACAGGCTGCTGCTCATTAAGACCATCGAGCCATCTCGCATCACACCCTACCTGCGTCAGTGCAAGGTTCTCAGCagcgaggacgaggagcagatcTTCAACGACCCCAGTCTGGTCATCAGGCGCAGGAAAGTGG GCATGCTGCTGGACATCCTGCAGAGGACCGGACATAAAGGTTATGTGGCATTCCTGGAAAGCCTGGAGCTGGATTATCCTCAGCTGTACCGCAAGATCACAGGGAAGGAGCCGGCTCGCGTTTTTTCCATATTAGTGG ACACGGCAGGGGAGTCGGGGCTGACCCAGTTCCTGATGAGCGAAATGACTCGCCTACAGAAGGCCCTGCAGGAGGAGCGTCTGCACAGACAGGAGGTGTCTGCACGCATGGCTGCGCAGCAGGACACGATCCGGCAGCAGCAGGTGCGGGAGAGCGAGCTGCGGAAACAGCAGGAGCGCGTGTGCCGCATGAGGGAAGAGAGGGACAAGCTGGTGGCGGAGGCCAGACACCTGAAGGACGAGAATTACAACCTGCTCCGTGATGTCACCAGGCTGACGGAGGAGAAGAGCAAAGCACTCATGGACGCCCGCGATTTGCAGATGGAG ATCGAGAGGCTGAAACATAGTCTGATGAACGCAGAGAGCGACTCGAAGATTCAGCGCAAGCGGACTGTGACCCTGAAGAACGCTATGGAGATGCGGCCCAGCCAGGATGCAGTGTGGCACGTGGAGAAGGAGAATGACCTTCTCAAATGCCGAGTTGAGGAGCTAGAGAATTGCATCCAG ACAGCATCAGGTTCAGCACAAGCAGAAGAGGCCAAGCTGAAAAATCAGTGTATGGAGTTCTGTAAGCAGAGGCAAGCACAGCACCAGGAGCTGGTCAACAGTCTCTATGCCTTGCGGAGGGAACTGCGCAGCACAGAGGAGCTCCGGGACAAG TACATGAATGAGAAGGAGGTATGGGAGTTGCAGTGTACCCTACTAGAGAAAGACTGCAAGATGTATCGCAACCGGATGGAAGACATTGTGAAACAGATGGAGGAGGTGATAGCAGAGAGGGACAAG GCGATTCGTACCAGAGAGGAGTACCACATGGAGAACTGCCAGAACATCCAAGCTAAGGACCAGTATCGGAAGCAGATCCAGGAGCTGGGCGAGCGATGTGATGAACTACAAGTCCAGCTGTTCCGAACGCAAGGCAAGGTCATCTCACTGGAGGGGAAGCTACGCCAGACAAGTTCTCCTGCATCTCCACAACTG GCTTCAGACATTGAAGATGGACCCTTACAAAGCTGGCTAGAG AAGAGCCAGACGAGCGAGGAGGAGATCAGGGAGATGTCTGGCCCAG GTTCGAGTGAGGAACCTCGGAGTCTGCTGCAGGACAACCCCCATTCCCAAGAT GATATGATGAAATCCAAGGAGAAGCCCAACAGGAGACCTAGAATATATAATTTCAACTACAGGAG ACAGCTTGCAGTGAAGTCAAAGACCACTTGCAAGAAAGAGTTCGACCTGGACAACACGTCAGGGAGTGACAATACCGACACGGAGGGCACGTCCCCCTGTGAGGGAGGGAGATAG
- the card9 gene encoding caspase recruitment domain-containing protein 9 isoform X2 yields MSITEDEECWVQLEDYRLLLIKTIEPSRITPYLRQCKVLSSEDEEQIFNDPSLVIRRRKVGMLLDILQRTGHKGYVAFLESLELDYPQLYRKITGKEPARVFSILVDTAGESGLTQFLMSEMTRLQKALQEERLHRQEVSARMAAQQDTIRQQQVRESELRKQQERVCRMREERDKLVAEARHLKDENYNLLRDVTRLTEEKSKALMDARDLQMEIERLKHSLMNAESDSKIQRKRTVTLKNAMEMRPSQDAVWHVEKENDLLKCRTASGSAQAEEAKLKNQCMEFCKQRQAQHQELVNSLYALRRELRSTEELRDKYMNEKEVWELQCTLLEKDCKMYRNRMEDIVKQMEEVIAERDKAIRTREEYHMENCQNIQAKDQYRKQIQELGERCDELQVQLFRTQGKVISLEGKLRQTSSPASPQLASDIEDGPLQSWLEKSQTSEEEIREMSGPGSSEEPRSLLQDNPHSQDVRRASYPLEDMMKSKEKPNRRPRIYNFNYRRQLAVKSKTTCKKEFDLDNTSGSDNTDTEGTSPCEGGR; encoded by the exons ATGTCCATCACGGAGGACGAGGAGTGCTGGGTGCAGCTGGAGGACTACAGGCTGCTGCTCATTAAGACCATCGAGCCATCTCGCATCACACCCTACCTGCGTCAGTGCAAGGTTCTCAGCagcgaggacgaggagcagatcTTCAACGACCCCAGTCTGGTCATCAGGCGCAGGAAAGTGG GCATGCTGCTGGACATCCTGCAGAGGACCGGACATAAAGGTTATGTGGCATTCCTGGAAAGCCTGGAGCTGGATTATCCTCAGCTGTACCGCAAGATCACAGGGAAGGAGCCGGCTCGCGTTTTTTCCATATTAGTGG ACACGGCAGGGGAGTCGGGGCTGACCCAGTTCCTGATGAGCGAAATGACTCGCCTACAGAAGGCCCTGCAGGAGGAGCGTCTGCACAGACAGGAGGTGTCTGCACGCATGGCTGCGCAGCAGGACACGATCCGGCAGCAGCAGGTGCGGGAGAGCGAGCTGCGGAAACAGCAGGAGCGCGTGTGCCGCATGAGGGAAGAGAGGGACAAGCTGGTGGCGGAGGCCAGACACCTGAAGGACGAGAATTACAACCTGCTCCGTGATGTCACCAGGCTGACGGAGGAGAAGAGCAAAGCACTCATGGACGCCCGCGATTTGCAGATGGAG ATCGAGAGGCTGAAACATAGTCTGATGAACGCAGAGAGCGACTCGAAGATTCAGCGCAAGCGGACTGTGACCCTGAAGAACGCTATGGAGATGCGGCCCAGCCAGGATGCAGTGTGGCACGTGGAGAAGGAGAATGACCTTCTCAAATGCCGA ACAGCATCAGGTTCAGCACAAGCAGAAGAGGCCAAGCTGAAAAATCAGTGTATGGAGTTCTGTAAGCAGAGGCAAGCACAGCACCAGGAGCTGGTCAACAGTCTCTATGCCTTGCGGAGGGAACTGCGCAGCACAGAGGAGCTCCGGGACAAG TACATGAATGAGAAGGAGGTATGGGAGTTGCAGTGTACCCTACTAGAGAAAGACTGCAAGATGTATCGCAACCGGATGGAAGACATTGTGAAACAGATGGAGGAGGTGATAGCAGAGAGGGACAAG GCGATTCGTACCAGAGAGGAGTACCACATGGAGAACTGCCAGAACATCCAAGCTAAGGACCAGTATCGGAAGCAGATCCAGGAGCTGGGCGAGCGATGTGATGAACTACAAGTCCAGCTGTTCCGAACGCAAGGCAAGGTCATCTCACTGGAGGGGAAGCTACGCCAGACAAGTTCTCCTGCATCTCCACAACTG GCTTCAGACATTGAAGATGGACCCTTACAAAGCTGGCTAGAG AAGAGCCAGACGAGCGAGGAGGAGATCAGGGAGATGTCTGGCCCAG GTTCGAGTGAGGAACCTCGGAGTCTGCTGCAGGACAACCCCCATTCCCAAGATGTAAGACGTGCTTCCTATCCCCTTGAG GATATGATGAAATCCAAGGAGAAGCCCAACAGGAGACCTAGAATATATAATTTCAACTACAGGAG ACAGCTTGCAGTGAAGTCAAAGACCACTTGCAAGAAAGAGTTCGACCTGGACAACACGTCAGGGAGTGACAATACCGACACGGAGGGCACGTCCCCCTGTGAGGGAGGGAGATAG